In the Rubrivivax gelatinosus IL144 genome, CGAGATCCCTGGGCGTCAAGTTAGGTGAATATCGGCACTTTGTCGGCAGCCTGCATCTCTATAAACGAGATGATAAGAAGGCTATTCGCTATCTCGATGAAGGTTGGCAGCCCCGGAAACCCATGCCACCGATGCCGCAGGGCGACCCATGGCCCTCCGTTCGCACGCTTCTTGAAGTCGAGGAAGCAGTGAGGAATGGCGACGCAAGCCGCACGGATCGCTTCGATAGCATGGCTCCTTATTGGGCCGATCTCGCAACGCTTTTGGACATTCACAGAACCTTTAAGACAAACGGCAATCAAAACGACATTAGACGACTAAAAAGGCACTTGAAGCACGACGGTTACGCCATGTACATCAACAAGCGCTACGGAATGGCGTCCTCAATCAAGGAGCAGGCGACGATCTTCGATCGCAGCAACGAAGCATCAAAGGCGCGACATGAACGCACATGAAAAGGAACAGCGAGCTTTTGAACTGGAGGCTCAGCTTATCCAGTTCCACCGGCGCGCCATACCGCTGCCCGGCGTAGTCCCGCCGGAAAACATGCTTGCCTTTGTCGCCCAGCTTATCGACAGCATTCATCGTGTTGAGTTCGTTCGCACCGTCAGAGATCGCCACGTCAGTGTTGCGCGCGCGGACCCGAAAAGCCCGCTCTTTGACCCTATCAGGGCGGCCATCACTCTGTCTGCAAAACAGACGGAAGAGGCCTTCTGGCTCGTATTCTTGGCCACTCACTGCGGCCGCAACCTTCGGACCGCTTGGCAACTCGCAGCCGAGCTTTATGGATCCTCAGAACTTGTGCCGTGGACGTGGGCGCGTGTCTTGGTCGATCCCAAGTCCTACATAGACTGGATTGAGGGTCACTACGAGACGTTTGGAGGAAAATTCGGCAACCACCGTAAGTACGAATCGCTTAAGCCAGGCCCCAAGGGGACTGGCGCTATCGTCCGAAGCTATGTCGACTGGATTGCCGGGTATGGGTCTCACGCCGCGATGGTGGGTCAGGCCCGGGCCCATGCTGACGGCAATGCGCGTCGCGCCTTCGGTGTGCTTTATGAGCAGATGCGTGCGGTTCTCCGCTTCGGCCGAACAGGCCGCTTTGACTACCTCACCATGCTTGGCAAGGTTGGGCTAGCTGATATTGAAGCGGATTCAACGTATATGAACGAAGCAACGGGGCCAAAACGCGGCGCAAAACTCCTGTTCGACGGCCAAATCGACTCCAAAACCCGAGCCAAGACCTTGGAGGCGCGCGTAGCCGTACTTGAGCGCCATCTCGGTGTTGGCATGCAGGTCATGGAAGACGCCTTGTGCAATTGGCAGAAGAGCCCGAATAGTTATCGGCCTTTCCGGGGCTAGGACCTACCAGGACCAAGAGTATCGCTTCTTTAGGAAGTTCAACTTATCTTGGCGCACCAACCCCCGGTACTGCAATTGCCCCACTAGGATTCCGGGGGAGATAGACAAGTTCTTCGCAAATCTCATGATACTCCGGTAATCATGGGGCAGCGCTCGCAAGGCTGCCTCTTCGGATGCAGGAACAAGAACTTGGCCAGCGAATTGATTTGCCTCACGCTCCGCAAGATCATCAATATCAGGTCGATCAGAAGATTCAAGGAAGAGCCGATCTTCATGAAGAATCAAGTGACCCGCCTCGTGGAAGAAGGTGAACCAAAAGCTGTCGTCCCGTAGGTATCGGACGCTCAGTTGTATTATCGCCTTGCCATTACAAAAGCGGGCAGCGCCGCTGGCTGGGCAGCCCCTTGGCGCGCGGACGATGACAACCGCCACACCGCATGCGGCACATTGTTCCTGCAGCCGAGGCGTGAACTCAATTGGCTCTCGAACACGAGTTAATGGCTTCAATAAAGGCAGTAGACGCTCAAAATGGTGACGTGACCATGAACCCACGGGCAATTCGGCAGCCGTGAGTTCACCCTGTCGGAGCCACGCGGCAAGCGACGCCGATTGGGCGGCAAAGACCGGCGAGGTGCGATAGGCCGTAAGGCCGGCCCCATCCGAAAGCCATACGTCGCGCCACTCGTCAACGGTTTCGACCCCGAAAAACTCTAAGACGCGCCGAAGTCTTTCGCTAGGCGAAGTTGCGGCCTTCAGCCATCCATACGTGACCATGTCCGCGAACGGAAGACTCGATAGCCATTGCCTGCCGTCGTCCTGCAGCGTTTGAAGATCGCGACGGTATTGAGCCTCGCGGGCCAGCCAAAAATGCACGCTTGCTCCAACAACATCCGCCAGGCGCTTCGCGCGAGCGGCCGTGATGTGCACTTTTCCGTTGAAGAGCTGGGTGACGTCCTCTCGGGCCACCCCTAGCGCCTGCGCGATGTCGTCGACTCGTAGGTTCTTCTTGGCGGCAAGCTGCCGCACCGTCTCACCCGGAGGCGACGCCCAGGCAGGGCGGAAGTCGCCGGACCGAGTCATAGGCCGCCTCCTATATGGATCACCTTTAGCCTAGTGACTCGGGCCCAGTCGACAGCTTCGCCGTTGATCGGGACTTGATGGTGATTCACCTCGCAGTAGAGGTGTTGCCCTTCGCTGAGGTGGAACCGTATCAGACCCACCTCCTGGTCGCAGTTCTCAATTTCCAAGCCCATCTCCACCACCTCTGCGACCGTTTCGGCAGCCTCCAGATCGGCGAGGTGCCTCCGCAAAGCAGCTGCGGCGCGATCCCCAAACTCACGCTTTGCCCTTGCGGGGCTCTCGCACGTGGAACGCAGCTCCTTGGACCGAAAAGCGATCTCTAGCCCCATTGGTCGATTGTCGGACAACAGCGCCATGCGCGTCGGGTGGTCGATCAAGAGGACTGACGGCAGGACCGGCGCGCCAGGAAGCTTGGAGCGGTGCCGCGGCCGACCGATGTCCCCTTCTGCCCTGGTAATGCCCGCTCCGGCCACGGGCGGTGGATCGTGCATTTCAGTGTGAAGTGAAGTTATTTCCTCGCCCGCCCCCGCCAGTCCAGGGCGGGCGCAGCCCGGCGCAGCGCACCCTTGACGGGCGGCGGCGTGCGCCCACGCTGGGCTCCGTGGGCAGGCGTGCGCGCCTGCCCACGAGCCCGTCCGGCGGCGAGGACCGCCCCGCCCTCGGGGCGGGGATGGGGGTGGGTCAACGCTCCCAGTCGATGTCCGGACGCGTGCGCGTCAGCTCCGGCTGCTGCGGCGTCCGGGTCGGCGCCCTGGCCTGCTCCCTCTGTCGGTCGGGCAACTGCTCCAGCCTCGGCAACAGCCGCCGGAACGCCTTCGAGTCCTTGAGGAAGCCCACGACCCCGTGGGCCAGCCGCCGGTCCTCGGCGGTGCCGGAAGAGCCGAGCGCCTGCGCAATGTGGATCCAGGCCTCCAGGGCGTCCCGGCGGCTGCTGTAGAAGCGCTCGCCACCAGGCTCGGCGATGTCGCGTCCAGGCAGGCGGCCGTCCTCGCGCATCTTCACGCGGCCGATCGGGCGGGCGCGGTGATGGGCGCCGCGCGTCGCCTGCCGTGTCGCCTCGGCCTCCACGCCGTAGCCGCGCAGCTTGTCGGCGAAGGTCTCGCGCCAGCGGTGCAGGTCGGCCTTGCGCGGGTTCAGCCGCCGGCCGTCGGCGGCCTGGGCGCGCACGCTCAGGTGCACATGCGGGTTGGCCTGGTGCTCGTGCAGCACCATCACGTAGCGGTGCCCGCGCAGTTCGGTCTGCGCGAACTCGCGCGCCGCGGCCTTGACGATGCGGGCGTCGGT is a window encoding:
- a CDS encoding alpha-glutamyl/putrescinyl thymine pyrophosphorylase clade 3 protein, which produces MNAHEKEQRAFELEAQLIQFHRRAIPLPGVVPPENMLAFVAQLIDSIHRVEFVRTVRDRHVSVARADPKSPLFDPIRAAITLSAKQTEEAFWLVFLATHCGRNLRTAWQLAAELYGSSELVPWTWARVLVDPKSYIDWIEGHYETFGGKFGNHRKYESLKPGPKGTGAIVRSYVDWIAGYGSHAAMVGQARAHADGNARRAFGVLYEQMRAVLRFGRTGRFDYLTMLGKVGLADIEADSTYMNEATGPKRGAKLLFDGQIDSKTRAKTLEARVAVLERHLGVGMQVMEDALCNWQKSPNSYRPFRG
- a CDS encoding ImmA/IrrE family metallo-endopeptidase — protein: MRQLAAKKNLRVDDIAQALGVAREDVTQLFNGKVHITAARAKRLADVVGASVHFWLAREAQYRRDLQTLQDDGRQWLSSLPFADMVTYGWLKAATSPSERLRRVLEFFGVETVDEWRDVWLSDGAGLTAYRTSPVFAAQSASLAAWLRQGELTAAELPVGSWSRHHFERLLPLLKPLTRVREPIEFTPRLQEQCAACGVAVVIVRAPRGCPASGAARFCNGKAIIQLSVRYLRDDSFWFTFFHEAGHLILHEDRLFLESSDRPDIDDLAEREANQFAGQVLVPASEEAALRALPHDYRSIMRFAKNLSISPGILVGQLQYRGLVRQDKLNFLKKRYSWSW
- a CDS encoding relaxase/mobilization nuclease domain-containing protein, giving the protein MTPGPTVDGALVQWGERLFYPPNRIVKVPPTPRLDTLARRKAAVIRRRIEATVLRRAPQVMVKVTGGGRGMRAIAAHFRYISKGGRLDVEDDRGSVRRGRQAVDDLAEQWRHAGAKIDDESPRREAFNLMLSMPQGTDARIVKAAAREFAQTELRGHRYVMVLHEHQANPHVHLSVRAQAADGRRLNPRKADLHRWRETFADKLRGYGVEAEATRQATRGAHHRARPIGRVKMREDGRLPGRDIAEPGGERFYSSRRDALEAWIHIAQALGSSGTAEDRRLAHGVVGFLKDSKAFRRLLPRLEQLPDRQREQARAPTRTPQQPELTRTRPDIDWER